A region of Myxococcus stipitatus DSM 14675 DNA encodes the following proteins:
- a CDS encoding alpha/beta fold hydrolase — protein MKSAFKGEQAKAVLTRWHEHFRGRLRVPTESRTVKTRIGDTHVLVGGPETGPSVVVLHGALASSAHVLHELAPLLEHFRVHAVDVVGQSVMSADVRPSVSNNEYGEWLRDVLDGLSLQRPHVVGVSWGGFVSIRLAALSPERIDRLALLFPAGVVNGSHWEGLTKVAIPMMLYRMSPSERRLQAFVRHLLTTTDDDWAPFLGDAVRACNMDMRIPALAKPEELSGLKAPTLVLAGDGDVSFPGEKLLARARTLFPTLADQELIKNCRHCPPTTDAFRQWLAKRIGDFLRAG, from the coding sequence ATGAAGTCAGCATTCAAGGGTGAGCAGGCGAAGGCAGTCCTGACCCGGTGGCATGAGCACTTCCGCGGCCGCCTGCGAGTCCCCACCGAGAGCCGGACGGTGAAGACCCGCATCGGAGACACGCACGTGTTGGTGGGCGGCCCGGAGACTGGCCCCTCCGTCGTCGTCCTCCACGGCGCGCTCGCGAGCTCCGCACACGTGCTCCACGAGTTGGCGCCGCTGCTGGAGCACTTCCGCGTTCACGCCGTGGACGTCGTCGGCCAGTCGGTGATGAGCGCGGATGTGCGGCCCTCGGTGTCGAACAACGAGTATGGCGAGTGGCTCCGAGACGTCCTCGATGGCCTGTCCCTCCAGCGCCCCCATGTGGTGGGCGTGAGCTGGGGTGGCTTCGTGTCCATCCGGCTCGCGGCCCTCTCGCCCGAGCGCATCGACAGGCTCGCCCTCCTGTTCCCCGCGGGGGTGGTGAATGGCTCGCACTGGGAGGGGCTCACGAAGGTGGCCATCCCGATGATGCTCTACCGGATGTCCCCGTCGGAGCGGCGCCTGCAGGCGTTCGTCCGTCACCTGCTCACGACGACGGATGATGACTGGGCGCCTTTCCTGGGCGACGCCGTCCGCGCATGCAACATGGACATGCGCATCCCCGCGCTCGCGAAGCCGGAGGAACTGTCCGGGTTGAAGGCTCCCACCCTCGTGCTCGCGGGGGATGGGGATGTGAGCTTTCCAGGCGAGAAGCTGCTCGCCCGTGCCCGGACGCTCTTTCCCACGCTCGCCGACCAGGAGCTCATCAAGAACTGTCGCCACTGTCCGCCGACGACGGACGCCTTCCGGCAATGGCTGGCGAAGCGTATCGGCGACTTCCTGCGCGCGGGCTGA
- a CDS encoding DUF1552 domain-containing protein gives MFSRRTVLKGMAAGLFAPYFHDVYAQSSALPARLVLVLECNGVYPRALLSAGTRTALGGRANTSDRLFWDAYKDTPLVREGDNLASALCLGPLAASSGGIDLVKRSAVLLGLSNLIAGGGHSSGTGGLSCAVNGAGATFDAVIAPRLRRGAPFDVLRLGTSSARVSIVYETCALGPRKPAGIIVNPSLAFDSTFGSLLGGSTTGRDRKMLFDFALADSRKALAEFRGNSNERLKLERYLTSLESLRTREDQLAGMADRVRPYLPPAPKDNPLITGAGSPPDSLKWFEAQFQIATASLLGGLTNTVVLATGTSGFDVAYGADVADVARHSLQHGLDAGQNWDRVAEVTRRHVQLVANLARTLAATPEVGASGSMLDHTAIVFMSDNGEQHHSTSREWPKLVVGGNALGLKTDGRTVVYPKYDAPRNRQVSNLFNTLGHAFGDADFNTFGQEGSTRIAPGPLSELYA, from the coding sequence ATGTTCTCGCGACGAACCGTCCTGAAGGGCATGGCCGCCGGCCTCTTCGCGCCCTACTTCCATGACGTCTACGCCCAGTCGTCCGCGCTGCCGGCGCGACTGGTGCTGGTCCTCGAGTGCAATGGCGTCTACCCCCGCGCGCTCCTGAGCGCGGGCACCCGCACGGCGCTCGGTGGACGTGCCAACACCTCCGACCGCCTCTTCTGGGACGCGTACAAGGACACGCCGCTGGTGCGCGAGGGCGACAACCTCGCGAGCGCGCTGTGTCTCGGGCCGCTGGCGGCGTCCTCCGGCGGCATCGACCTGGTGAAGCGCTCCGCCGTGCTGCTGGGGCTCTCCAACCTCATCGCGGGCGGCGGCCACTCCAGCGGGACGGGCGGGCTGAGCTGCGCGGTGAATGGCGCGGGCGCGACCTTCGACGCGGTGATTGCCCCTCGCCTGCGCCGAGGGGCACCGTTCGACGTGCTGCGCCTGGGCACCAGCTCCGCGCGCGTGTCCATCGTCTACGAGACCTGCGCGCTCGGACCGCGCAAGCCCGCGGGCATCATCGTCAACCCGTCGCTCGCGTTCGACAGCACCTTCGGCTCGCTGCTCGGTGGCTCGACGACGGGGCGAGACCGCAAGATGCTCTTCGACTTCGCGCTGGCCGACTCGCGCAAGGCGCTGGCGGAGTTCCGAGGCAACTCCAACGAGCGGCTGAAGCTGGAGCGCTACCTCACCTCGCTCGAGTCGCTGCGCACGCGGGAGGATCAGCTCGCGGGCATGGCGGACCGCGTGCGGCCCTACCTGCCGCCGGCGCCGAAGGACAACCCGCTCATCACCGGCGCGGGCTCACCGCCCGACTCGCTGAAGTGGTTCGAGGCCCAGTTCCAGATTGCCACCGCCTCCCTCCTGGGCGGGCTGACGAACACGGTGGTGCTGGCGACGGGCACCTCGGGCTTCGACGTGGCCTACGGCGCGGATGTGGCCGACGTCGCGCGCCACAGCCTGCAGCACGGCCTGGATGCGGGGCAGAACTGGGATCGCGTCGCCGAGGTCACCCGCCGCCACGTGCAGCTGGTGGCGAACCTGGCGAGGACGCTGGCCGCCACGCCCGAGGTCGGCGCGAGCGGCTCCATGCTGGACCACACCGCCATCGTCTTCATGTCCGACAACGGCGAGCAGCACCACTCGACCTCGCGGGAGTGGCCGAAGCTCGTGGTGGGAGGCAACGCGCTGGGCCTGAAGACCGATGGACGCACGGTCGTGTACCCGAAGTACGACGCCCCCCGGAACCGGCAGGTCTCCAACCTCTTCAACACGCTCGGCCACGCGTTCGGTGACGCGGACTTCAACACCTTCGGGCAAGAGGGCAGCACGCGCATCGCACCGGGCCCGCTGAGCGAGCTGTACGCCTGA
- a CDS encoding PaaI family thioesterase yields MTTQQEIAAFISAEFPQTRVKILEVGDRAATVAHEVGVAELRPGGTVSGPVLMATADVALYAAILGEIGIVPLTVTTSLSFNFMRKPSKDRRILGVCKLLKLGRTLVVGEVSLYSEGLPELVAHAVGTYAIPPADERGTGTSRGLPNR; encoded by the coding sequence ATGACGACCCAGCAAGAAATCGCGGCCTTCATCTCCGCCGAGTTTCCGCAGACACGAGTGAAGATTCTCGAGGTCGGGGACCGCGCCGCCACCGTCGCGCATGAGGTCGGTGTCGCCGAGCTGCGGCCCGGCGGCACGGTGTCCGGCCCGGTGCTGATGGCCACCGCCGACGTGGCGCTCTACGCCGCGATTCTGGGAGAGATTGGCATCGTCCCGCTCACCGTGACGACGAGCCTGAGCTTCAACTTCATGCGCAAACCCTCGAAGGACCGGCGCATCCTGGGGGTGTGCAAGCTGCTGAAGCTGGGGCGGACGCTCGTGGTGGGTGAGGTGTCCCTCTACTCGGAGGGGCTGCCGGAACTCGTGGCCCATGCGGTGGGGACCTACGCGATTCCACCGGCAGACGAGCGGGGCACGGGCACGAGCCGAGGACTTCCGAATCGCTGA
- a CDS encoding DUF1588 domain-containing protein, producing the protein MNRVLLLAGLLSLVACKGTANGPTTHDGGPDTPGGPDGGPGENRAAACVVQSVLTARCSSCHGAMPTQGATMPLRTLHDLRVSSAMDGRVNNAQRALIRMRDDTSPMPPVPHERASAAELSALESWMGEGMPLCSETGGPPVTAVSEPNLLDPSALFSCTAGVRSDAPTRIRRMNRREFTRNVGGSVERSWTGFSFYDNPLDPSAIEQYSSWATDETLDEATVELFLPVVGEAASPWTMNYPDGNRMERVFTNNRFGCMFNDANPSDTCKRFHLGQMLEFGVFFRPPTEDELTRLTTFATEVIAQEPSKSPQIRADSITRISNAAWMMTGAMFRREMGGEPAGGRVELTSLELGSQLAYALGGRAPSATPSFVWPHYSAPLEGHLADVATAAKDGSLTQDATTTALIAKHFGGVDALQNGTPRFDLVQDYNEEQRSKRGQYWLGDGVAGFFREWLDYGHVAGVFKESPAATSRFELEGLGSISAVSYENLLTNFHPLEPTFIQQFDDLIARVVVEDKDVLANLLTTRTFYVPSMANAAYDSHKGLSHPYNVSEILPATIAGRWKTLPASERAGVLTHPVWLAAHGGNFEDDPSIVHRGKWVRENLLCGFVPPLSSVQVAAQVGAHAADKNARRRLREATAGAQCQGCHRLMEPLGLPFEIYNHAGFLRARDHSPSGGWTTPDGSSTLTSMPDPALNGTVRDAVELSERLATSRHVKRCFVRQAFRYFMGRPENLSDACTLTRMEQTYDENQGSFSKMLTTLMTSDTWKTRRVPQAGE; encoded by the coding sequence ATGAACCGCGTCCTTCTCCTGGCCGGACTGTTGAGCCTCGTTGCGTGCAAGGGCACCGCGAACGGGCCAACCACCCACGATGGAGGCCCCGACACCCCAGGGGGACCCGATGGGGGGCCCGGGGAGAATCGGGCCGCCGCGTGCGTGGTGCAGTCAGTGCTCACCGCTCGTTGCTCCAGCTGTCACGGCGCGATGCCGACCCAGGGCGCGACGATGCCGCTGCGGACCCTGCACGACCTGCGGGTGAGCTCCGCGATGGATGGGCGGGTCAACAACGCCCAGCGCGCGCTCATCCGCATGCGCGACGACACGTCTCCGATGCCGCCCGTGCCCCACGAGCGCGCGAGCGCAGCCGAGCTCTCCGCGCTCGAGTCCTGGATGGGAGAGGGGATGCCCCTCTGCAGTGAGACGGGCGGGCCGCCGGTGACCGCGGTGTCCGAGCCCAACCTGCTCGATCCGTCCGCGCTCTTCAGCTGCACCGCGGGCGTTCGCTCGGATGCACCGACGCGCATCCGCCGCATGAACCGGCGCGAGTTCACCCGCAACGTCGGTGGCTCGGTGGAGCGCAGCTGGACCGGGTTCAGCTTCTACGACAACCCGCTCGACCCCAGCGCCATCGAGCAGTACAGCTCCTGGGCCACGGACGAGACCCTGGACGAGGCCACGGTGGAGCTCTTCCTCCCGGTCGTCGGTGAGGCCGCCTCGCCGTGGACGATGAACTACCCGGACGGCAACCGGATGGAGCGCGTCTTCACGAACAACCGCTTCGGCTGCATGTTCAACGACGCGAACCCGAGCGACACCTGCAAGCGCTTCCACCTCGGCCAGATGCTCGAGTTCGGCGTCTTCTTCCGCCCGCCCACCGAGGATGAGCTCACCCGCCTCACCACCTTCGCGACCGAGGTCATCGCGCAGGAGCCGAGCAAGTCTCCCCAAATCCGCGCGGACTCCATCACGAGAATCTCCAACGCCGCGTGGATGATGACCGGCGCCATGTTTCGCCGTGAGATGGGCGGCGAGCCAGCAGGGGGGCGCGTGGAGCTGACCAGCCTCGAGCTGGGCTCGCAGCTCGCCTACGCCTTGGGGGGACGCGCGCCCTCGGCCACGCCGAGCTTCGTGTGGCCCCACTACTCCGCGCCCCTCGAGGGGCACCTGGCGGACGTGGCCACCGCCGCGAAGGATGGCTCGCTCACGCAGGATGCGACGACCACCGCCCTGATTGCGAAGCACTTTGGCGGTGTCGACGCCCTCCAGAACGGGACACCGCGCTTCGACCTGGTGCAGGACTACAACGAGGAGCAGCGCTCCAAGCGCGGGCAGTACTGGCTGGGTGACGGCGTCGCGGGCTTCTTCCGCGAGTGGCTCGACTACGGACACGTGGCCGGGGTGTTCAAGGAGTCCCCGGCGGCGACCTCGCGCTTCGAGCTCGAGGGGCTCGGCTCCATCAGCGCGGTCTCGTACGAGAACCTGCTCACCAACTTCCATCCGCTGGAGCCGACCTTCATCCAGCAGTTCGACGACCTGATTGCCCGGGTGGTCGTCGAGGACAAGGACGTGCTGGCGAACCTGCTCACCACGCGCACCTTCTACGTGCCCTCCATGGCGAACGCGGCCTACGACTCGCACAAGGGCCTCTCGCACCCCTACAACGTCAGCGAGATCCTCCCGGCGACCATCGCGGGCCGCTGGAAGACGCTGCCCGCCTCCGAGCGCGCGGGGGTGCTGACCCACCCGGTGTGGCTCGCCGCGCACGGCGGCAACTTCGAGGACGACCCCTCCATCGTCCACCGCGGCAAGTGGGTGCGAGAAAACCTCCTGTGTGGCTTCGTCCCGCCGCTCAGCAGCGTGCAGGTGGCGGCGCAGGTCGGCGCCCACGCCGCGGACAAGAACGCACGACGCCGCCTGCGGGAGGCGACCGCCGGAGCGCAGTGCCAGGGCTGTCACCGCCTGATGGAGCCGCTCGGCCTGCCCTTCGAGATCTACAACCACGCGGGCTTCCTGCGCGCGCGCGACCATTCGCCCAGCGGAGGCTGGACCACGCCGGATGGAAGCTCCACGCTGACGTCGATGCCGGACCCCGCGCTGAACGGCACGGTGCGTGACGCGGTGGAGTTGAGCGAGCGACTGGCGACCTCGCGGCACGTGAAGCGCTGCTTCGTGCGACAGGCCTTCCGCTACTTCATGGGCCGCCCGGAGAACCTGAGCGATGCCTGCACGCTGACGCGGATGGAGCAGACCTACGATGAGAACCAAGGCTCGTTCTCCAAGATGCTGACCACGCTGATGACCAGCGACACCTGGAAGACGCGGCGCGTGCCGCAGGCTGGAGAGTGA
- a CDS encoding RNA methyltransferase, whose protein sequence is MSLVSHLRVVLHQTQGPDNLGAVARLAANFGVAELVLSDPQLQEMDGARRMAVHAGHVLESARIVPTLPEALEDVVLAVGTTSRQNLRGMPTLSPEEAVEMLARHAQRGKVALVLGGEKRGMSDEDLSHCQQALVIPTRPEQPSMNLAQAAAVLFYLCSRAQAEVPARGVEEGAPLRLVQALQARMRQVLLDADFLNRQGPDAVLSEMIHSLTRAALTKREVELWLNAFKHLGRCVARAVAPPESSK, encoded by the coding sequence ATGTCTCTCGTTTCCCACCTGCGTGTCGTGCTGCACCAGACGCAGGGCCCGGACAATCTCGGCGCCGTGGCGCGCCTGGCCGCCAACTTCGGTGTTGCGGAGCTCGTGCTCTCGGACCCCCAACTCCAGGAGATGGACGGCGCGCGACGCATGGCCGTACACGCGGGCCACGTCCTCGAGTCCGCGCGCATCGTGCCGACCCTGCCCGAGGCGCTCGAGGACGTGGTGCTCGCGGTGGGGACCACCTCTCGACAGAACCTGCGCGGGATGCCGACGCTCTCTCCCGAAGAGGCGGTGGAGATGCTGGCCAGGCACGCCCAGCGCGGGAAGGTCGCGCTGGTCCTCGGAGGTGAGAAGCGGGGCATGTCCGATGAGGACCTGAGCCACTGCCAGCAGGCGCTCGTCATCCCCACGCGGCCCGAGCAGCCCTCGATGAACCTGGCGCAGGCGGCGGCGGTCCTCTTCTATCTCTGTTCGCGCGCGCAGGCGGAAGTGCCAGCGCGAGGCGTGGAGGAGGGCGCGCCCCTTCGACTGGTGCAGGCGCTCCAGGCCCGGATGCGCCAGGTGCTCCTGGACGCGGACTTCCTCAACCGTCAGGGACCGGATGCGGTGCTCTCGGAGATGATCCACTCGCTCACCCGCGCCGCGCTGACGAAGCGGGAGGTGGAGCTGTGGCTCAACGCCTTCAAGCACCTTGGACGCTGCGTCGCCCGCGCGGTGGCGCCCCCGGAGTCGTCGAAGTAG
- a CDS encoding MBL fold metallo-hydrolase: protein MKAVAAVLVLLPGLVSAQERDFSQVEVRATPVAGNIHLLQGAGGNIAVSVGPDGLLMVDTEFAPLTDKLRAALEKLGKQRLTYVVNTHVHSDHTGGNVAFGREATLVSHTAVRERMSKPRTRRGETLPPAPEHARPVVTFQQGMSLWFNGEEVRLTHLPTGHTDGDSVVLFVGSNVLHTGDLFFTDRFPVIDLEAGGNVEGYVRNSEALLAALPPGARIIPGHGALSGREELERFVAMLRETTALVRRKKAAGLTLAQVKAEGLPEKFRSFGEGHVKTDQWLERVYTSLGPSPRP, encoded by the coding sequence ATGAAGGCCGTCGCCGCCGTGCTGGTCCTGCTGCCGGGGCTTGTGTCCGCCCAGGAACGTGACTTCTCCCAGGTGGAGGTGCGCGCGACGCCCGTGGCGGGCAACATCCACCTGCTCCAGGGGGCCGGGGGGAACATCGCCGTCTCCGTCGGGCCGGATGGCCTGCTCATGGTGGACACCGAGTTCGCGCCGCTGACCGACAAGCTGCGCGCGGCCCTCGAGAAGCTCGGGAAGCAGCGACTGACCTATGTGGTCAATACGCACGTCCACAGCGACCACACGGGCGGCAACGTGGCGTTCGGACGCGAGGCGACCCTCGTCTCGCACACGGCCGTGCGCGAGCGCATGTCCAAGCCGAGGACGCGACGCGGCGAGACGCTGCCTCCCGCGCCCGAGCACGCTCGTCCCGTCGTCACGTTCCAGCAGGGCATGAGCCTCTGGTTCAACGGCGAAGAGGTGCGCCTGACGCACCTGCCCACGGGCCACACCGACGGCGACAGCGTGGTGCTCTTCGTGGGCAGCAACGTCTTGCACACCGGTGACCTCTTCTTCACGGACCGATTCCCCGTCATCGACCTGGAGGCGGGCGGCAACGTGGAGGGCTATGTGCGCAACTCGGAGGCGCTGCTCGCGGCGCTGCCTCCCGGGGCGCGCATCATCCCGGGCCATGGCGCGCTCAGCGGCCGTGAGGAGCTGGAGCGCTTCGTCGCCATGCTGCGCGAGACCACGGCGCTCGTGCGGCGCAAGAAGGCCGCGGGCCTGACGCTGGCGCAGGTGAAGGCCGAGGGCCTTCCGGAGAAGTTCCGGAGCTTCGGCGAGGGCCACGTCAAGACGGACCAGTGGCTGGAGCGGGTCTACACGAGCCTGGGACCGAGCCCGCGTCCCTGA
- a CDS encoding aKG-HExxH-type peptide beta-hydroxylase, giving the protein MQLIDAIRQVDGQLQQHEQFGDSSRIVGRVLERYKFALDVLARSNTRLQEWAARVELLDARSVDMLLGDLLVRAELESAVSRIESSGPSGAECEKLASLLEDALGPASRERGPGLARRGMERELIVGPSARTWVWDLPDASTPLADRLRESIQTGFMPGAQSSVSILRPTPRGAQGLERACTLLHRLVPRMADSIFRHLHSIAVAHIRGARGRMLTGSGGDGTPCMIFIDPDELENPWDTAGHILHEGIHLKLSDLIRTGAIVTDDEPVDLPWGRRTALSNTLFAFHAYVHMHVFRAAVEHLGPECHAEFGAPRDYQAPAHAMSVVNNETAVPYSRAEERLDFLHAQLSGPLSPRLTPHGRQLVAWLWDTLRPFERASTAPAPSVTASPRAPPSSARYRKGRHLSLRRSPSSEALFALDPRTQRIVTLNLAAWLAFELCEDKTEEELLSAYTASLGLGAERAWAQLAPTLEGLVASGMVERLPRAARDSGGASR; this is encoded by the coding sequence GTGCAACTGATTGATGCGATCCGGCAGGTCGACGGGCAGCTTCAGCAGCACGAACAGTTCGGCGACTCCTCACGCATCGTGGGCAGAGTCCTCGAGCGGTACAAGTTCGCGCTGGATGTCCTCGCGCGAAGCAACACGCGGCTGCAGGAGTGGGCGGCCCGCGTCGAGCTGCTGGATGCCCGCTCGGTGGACATGCTCCTGGGTGACCTCCTGGTCCGCGCGGAGCTGGAGTCAGCAGTCAGTCGCATCGAGTCCTCCGGCCCCTCCGGCGCGGAATGCGAGAAGCTGGCCTCCCTGCTCGAGGACGCACTGGGCCCCGCGTCTCGGGAGCGCGGTCCGGGACTCGCTCGGCGCGGAATGGAGCGCGAGCTCATCGTCGGCCCCTCGGCGCGGACCTGGGTCTGGGACCTCCCCGACGCGTCGACACCGCTGGCCGACCGCCTCCGGGAGAGCATCCAGACGGGCTTCATGCCCGGCGCCCAGAGCAGCGTGAGCATCCTCCGCCCGACTCCGCGCGGCGCCCAGGGACTCGAGCGCGCCTGCACCCTGCTCCACCGCCTGGTGCCCCGCATGGCGGACAGCATCTTCCGCCACCTGCACTCCATCGCCGTGGCCCATATCCGAGGCGCGCGCGGACGCATGCTCACGGGCTCGGGCGGGGATGGCACTCCCTGCATGATCTTCATCGACCCGGACGAGCTGGAGAATCCCTGGGACACCGCCGGCCACATCCTCCACGAGGGCATCCACCTCAAGCTCTCGGACCTCATCCGCACCGGCGCCATCGTCACGGATGACGAGCCCGTCGACCTCCCCTGGGGCCGCCGGACGGCGCTCTCGAACACCCTCTTCGCCTTCCACGCCTACGTTCACATGCACGTGTTCCGCGCCGCGGTGGAGCACCTCGGCCCGGAATGCCACGCCGAGTTCGGTGCCCCTCGCGACTACCAGGCCCCCGCCCACGCGATGTCCGTGGTGAACAACGAGACCGCCGTGCCCTACTCGCGCGCGGAAGAACGACTCGACTTCCTGCACGCGCAGCTCTCCGGCCCCTTGTCCCCGCGACTGACGCCGCACGGGCGGCAGCTCGTCGCGTGGCTCTGGGACACGCTGCGCCCCTTCGAGCGCGCTTCCACCGCCCCCGCCCCTTCCGTCACGGCCTCGCCGCGCGCGCCGCCCTCCTCCGCGCGCTACCGGAAGGGCCGCCACCTGTCGCTGCGCCGCTCGCCGTCGTCCGAGGCGCTGTTCGCCCTGGACCCGCGCACCCAGCGAATCGTCACCCTCAACCTCGCGGCCTGGCTCGCGTTCGAGCTGTGCGAGGACAAGACCGAGGAGGAGCTGCTCTCCGCATACACCGCCTCGCTCGGACTGGGCGCCGAGCGCGCCTGGGCACAGCTCGCCCCCACCCTCGAGGGCCTCGTGGCGAGCGGCATGGTGGAGCGACTTCCCCGAGCAGCCCGCGACTCCGGAGGCGCCTCGCGATGA
- a CDS encoding DUF3892 domain-containing protein: MCRAFSLDYESGADSILRGATVSNVPDVQITCITLGTAGSGHESITHVGGASWKWPVGDVINAINANTKTFYTLVRGNRADVLVAEGATRPYLRTFADGKWNDNLLALGQCP; encoded by the coding sequence ATGTGCAGGGCCTTTAGTCTGGATTACGAGTCGGGTGCAGACTCAATCTTGAGAGGAGCGACTGTGTCAAACGTGCCCGATGTGCAGATTACGTGCATCACGCTGGGGACCGCTGGGAGCGGTCATGAGTCAATCACTCATGTTGGAGGGGCGTCTTGGAAGTGGCCCGTGGGTGATGTCATCAACGCAATCAACGCCAACACAAAGACCTTCTATACGTTGGTGCGAGGGAACCGAGCTGATGTCCTCGTCGCAGAGGGCGCGACTCGCCCCTACCTGCGAACGTTCGCGGACGGCAAGTGGAACGACAACCTGCTGGCGTTGGGCCAGTGCCCTTGA
- a CDS encoding TPR end-of-group domain-containing protein codes for MRGRVVAGVCLATWSMYGLSGCASTAAVAPQPTPAPLTCDAALPGTEALLAPGGLVLLGEMHGTQEVPRFTGQVACLAAAKGMTVRVGLEIPEEEQVSLDAFLAAGDATRAQEELLLRPFWVRDIQDGRSSQAMLQLLAQLRDLRRAGAKLVVFAFDDELKGVAESRDSRMAKRIGAAVERLPGELTLVLTGNLHALVNKGAPWDPEFLPMGWHLSQAKHRVVAMNNSYTGGSAWVCMGQQPCMGRTLPRRDLGRRPSVEVSATSDKGYHGFFHVGSLTASPPAAESKRGPAGQGLLLRQQADAAFNAKQFAACAQHFAEAARVDPSQGASDSYNQACCHALAGDKDGAFSALGTVADKGYTSWQHIRRDSDLASLRADARWAPFVARVRANLVATMAPHSNTELFSLFLEDQEDREGERAGRELERAAIRPRDALRRGRVNELLKAGKVQSAKDYFHAGAILHHGEDTDFQRAHTLLLKSVELDPKDGLARMLTATAEDRVLMMQGKPQRYGTQRERANGQWRLYAVDPSVTDAERAKWGLPPLAQVLEEVKAANTTPP; via the coding sequence ATGCGTGGAAGGGTCGTGGCCGGAGTCTGTCTTGCCACCTGGTCGATGTATGGTTTGTCGGGCTGTGCCTCCACCGCCGCCGTGGCGCCCCAGCCCACCCCGGCCCCGCTCACGTGCGACGCGGCGCTCCCTGGAACGGAGGCACTGCTCGCGCCCGGTGGGCTCGTGCTGCTCGGGGAGATGCACGGCACGCAGGAGGTGCCGCGCTTCACCGGACAGGTCGCGTGCCTCGCCGCGGCGAAGGGGATGACGGTCCGGGTGGGGCTCGAGATTCCCGAGGAGGAGCAGGTGTCGCTGGACGCCTTCCTCGCGGCGGGTGATGCGACGCGGGCACAGGAGGAGCTCCTCCTGCGTCCCTTCTGGGTGCGAGACATACAGGACGGACGCAGCAGCCAGGCCATGCTCCAGTTGTTGGCCCAGCTGCGCGACCTGCGACGCGCGGGCGCGAAGCTCGTCGTCTTCGCCTTCGACGACGAGCTCAAGGGGGTGGCGGAGAGCCGCGATTCGCGGATGGCGAAGCGCATCGGCGCCGCGGTGGAGCGGCTCCCCGGTGAGCTCACGCTGGTGCTCACCGGCAACCTCCATGCCCTGGTCAACAAAGGGGCGCCATGGGACCCGGAGTTCCTGCCCATGGGCTGGCACTTGAGCCAGGCGAAGCACCGCGTGGTGGCGATGAACAACAGCTACACCGGAGGCAGCGCCTGGGTGTGCATGGGCCAACAGCCGTGCATGGGGCGAACCCTGCCGCGACGAGACCTGGGACGGCGGCCTTCCGTCGAAGTGTCCGCGACGTCCGACAAGGGCTACCACGGCTTCTTCCACGTGGGGAGCCTCACCGCGTCGCCGCCCGCCGCGGAGTCGAAGCGGGGGCCCGCCGGACAAGGGCTGCTGCTGCGACAGCAGGCGGACGCGGCTTTCAATGCGAAACAGTTCGCGGCGTGCGCCCAGCACTTCGCCGAGGCGGCACGCGTCGACCCGTCACAGGGCGCGTCGGACAGCTACAACCAGGCCTGCTGTCACGCGCTGGCGGGTGACAAGGACGGTGCGTTCAGCGCCCTCGGGACTGTCGCGGACAAGGGGTACACCTCCTGGCAGCACATCCGACGGGACTCGGACCTCGCCTCGCTGCGCGCGGATGCGCGCTGGGCGCCGTTTGTCGCCCGGGTGAGGGCCAACCTCGTGGCGACGATGGCCCCCCACTCCAACACGGAGCTGTTCTCCCTCTTCCTGGAGGACCAGGAGGACCGTGAGGGTGAGCGCGCCGGCCGCGAGCTGGAGCGGGCCGCCATCCGGCCTCGGGATGCCCTGCGCCGAGGACGGGTGAACGAACTGCTGAAGGCAGGCAAGGTCCAGAGCGCCAAGGACTACTTCCACGCGGGCGCCATCCTCCACCACGGCGAAGACACCGACTTCCAGCGCGCCCACACGCTGCTGCTCAAGAGCGTGGAGCTCGACCCGAAGGACGGCCTGGCGCGAATGCTGACGGCCACCGCCGAGGACCGGGTCCTGATGATGCAAGGCAAGCCCCAGCGCTACGGCACGCAGCGTGAGCGCGCGAATGGGCAGTGGCGGCTGTACGCCGTGGACCCCTCGGTGACGGATGCGGAGCGCGCGAAGTGGGGACTGCCGCCACTGGCACAGGTCCTCGAAGAGGTGAAGGCCGCGAACACGACGCCTCCCTGA